The Porphyromonas sp. oral taxon 275 DNA window ATCTCGCTATCGCTCAGCCCTACGTGGGACGTGCCGTAGCTGTTGACGAAGATGCTGATGGGCTTGGCCACCCCGATGGCGTAGGCCAGCTGCACCAGAAGGCGGTCTGCGACGCCAGCAGCGACGAGGTTCTTGGCGATATGGCGCGCAGCGTAGGCTGCCGAGCGGTCTACCTTAGAGGGGTCCTTACCCGAGAAGGCGCCGCCACCATGCGCCGCACGACCGCCGTAGGTGTCGACGATGATCTTGCGCCCCGTCAGGCCCGTGTCTCCGTGGGGGCCTCCGATGACGAACTTGCCCGTGGGGTTGACGTAGAGCTTGAAGTCCGCATGCTCGATCTGCTCGAACTCGGCGGCGTAGCCAGCAAAGACGCGGGGCAGAAGGTGCTGGCGGATGTCGGCCGTGATCTTGGCCTGCATCGCAGCGTCGGCTGCTGCCTGTGCCTCGGGGCTCTTGTCCTGGGGCTGGATGAACTCATCGTGCTGCGTGCTGATGACGATGGTGTCGATGCGCAGAGGCTTGCCCTCCTGGCTGTACTCGACCGTGACCTGGCTCTTGGCATCGGGGCGTAGGTAAGGCATCAGCTCGGGCTCCTCCTTACGGATGCGAGCTAGCTCCTCCAGCAGCGCGTGCGAGAGGTCAAGGGTCAGGGGCATATAGGAGGGGGTCTCGCGGCAGGCGTAGCCGAACATGATCCCTTGGTCTCCTGCGCCCTGCTCCTCAGGTTGTGTGCGGTCTACCCCGCGGTTGATGTCGGCACTCTGCTCGTGGATGGAGGAGAGCACGGCGCAGCTATTGCCGTCGAAGCAGT harbors:
- the metK gene encoding methionine adenosyltransferase, which encodes MSYLFTSESVSEGHPDKVADQISDAILDHFLALDPQSKVACETLVTTGQVILAGEVKSKAYIDLQEITREVIRQIGYNKSDYCFDGNSCAVLSSIHEQSADINRGVDRTQPEEQGAGDQGIMFGYACRETPSYMPLTLDLSHALLEELARIRKEEPELMPYLRPDAKSQVTVEYSQEGKPLRIDTIVISTQHDEFIQPQDKSPEAQAAADAAMQAKITADIRQHLLPRVFAGYAAEFEQIEHADFKLYVNPTGKFVIGGPHGDTGLTGRKIIVDTYGGRAAHGGGAFSGKDPSKVDRSAAYAARHIAKNLVAAGVADRLLVQLAYAIGVAKPISIFVNSYGTSHVGLSDSEIAERIQQLFDLRPYAIEQRLQLRKPIYQATASYGHFGREPRRVTRTVNNYDGSTLSLDVELFTWERLDYVDQVREAFGIKA